A region of the Flavipsychrobacter sp. genome:
CACAATTAGCGTTAAAAAGACCGATTATATTTTTTGACTTGGAAACAACAGGTACCGACCAAGCAAAAGATAAAATTGTAGAACTGGCATTTGTAAAGATCAAGCCCGATGGCACACGAGACAAATATGTAAAACGCATCAACCCGGGCATACCCATACCTGTTGATACAACCGCCATACATGGCATTAGCGATGAGGATGTAAAAGACTGTCCTCCGTTCAAGCAAATAGCACACGAGCTATACAACTGGATGAAAAACTGTGACCTTGGCGGTTATAATAGCAGCAAGTTCGACATTCCTCTTTTAGCCGAAGAATTTCTTCGTGTAGGTATTGATGTAGATTTTACGGATAGAAAGATGGTGGATGCCCAACAAATATTCTTTAAGATGGAAAGCCGCTCTTTAAGTGCTGCACTTAAGTTTTATTGCCAAAAAGAGTTGGAAAATGCCCATAGTGCCGAAGCTGATATCAACGCGACGATAGATGTATTAGAAGCGCAACTAGACAGGTACGACAATCTGCAAAACGATGTTGAGTTTCTGCATAAATTCACCCACAATAATCAGCTGGTAGACTATGCTCGCCGTATTGTGATGAAAAATGGAGAGCCAATATTCAATTTTGGTAAGCATAAAGGCAAGAAAGTAGAAGATGTATTTACTGCTGAGCCTAACTACTACGACTGGATGATGAAAGCCGATTTTTCATTACACACCAAGCAAAAAATATCTGA
Encoded here:
- a CDS encoding 3'-5' exonuclease — protein: MAQLALKRPIIFFDLETTGTDQAKDKIVELAFVKIKPDGTRDKYVKRINPGIPIPVDTTAIHGISDEDVKDCPPFKQIAHELYNWMKNCDLGGYNSSKFDIPLLAEEFLRVGIDVDFTDRKMVDAQQIFFKMESRSLSAALKFYCQKELENAHSAEADINATIDVLEAQLDRYDNLQNDVEFLHKFTHNNQLVDYARRIVMKNGEPIFNFGKHKGKKVEDVFTAEPNYYDWMMKADFSLHTKQKISEILNRMKLKNSGLKL